One part of the Olleya sp. YS genome encodes these proteins:
- a CDS encoding DUF4878 domain-containing protein → MKKSILKTFLVSCFLVLTACGGGGPESATINFLESMYSGDFETAKQYATTDTKSMLTMLESFGAKDQFADKMKESEMEFEVVETKIDGDTAVCTVKMSSSEDEKDQDMPINLVKKDGEWLVDMNKESMNKEGMNDLDKETGNPDLDFDEDEDEDQYEEGEAAE, encoded by the coding sequence ATGAAAAAATCAATTTTAAAAACATTTCTAGTCTCTTGTTTCCTTGTGTTAACTGCTTGTGGTGGTGGTGGACCAGAAAGTGCAACCATTAACTTTTTAGAGAGCATGTATTCTGGCGACTTTGAAACTGCTAAACAATATGCGACGACTGACACTAAATCTATGTTAACTATGCTAGAATCTTTTGGTGCTAAAGACCAATTTGCAGACAAAATGAAAGAGTCAGAAATGGAATTTGAAGTGGTAGAGACCAAAATTGATGGTGATACTGCGGTTTGTACTGTAAAAATGTCAAGTAGCGAAGATGAAAAAGATCAAGACATGCCTATTAACTTAGTTAAAAAAGATGGCGAATGGCTAGTTGATATGAACAAAGAGTCTATGAACAAAGAAGGTATGAATGATCTTGATAAAGAAACAGGTAATCCTGATTTAGACTTTGACGAAGATGAGGATGAAGACCAGTACGAGGAAGGCGAAGCAGCAGAGTAG
- the rimO gene encoding 30S ribosomal protein S12 methylthiotransferase RimO, with amino-acid sequence MRTKSLKQNKINVITLGCSKNVYDSEVLMGQLKANGKEVVHEEEGNVVVINTCGFINNAKEESVNTILEYMQKKEDGEVDKVFVTGCLSERYKPDLQKEIPNVDQYFGTTELPGLLKALGADYKHELIGERLTTTPKNYAYLKIAEGCDRPCSFCAIPIMRGKHKSTPIENLVTEAEKLAANGVKELILIAQDLTYYGLDLYKKRNLAELLENLVKVEGIEWIRLHYAFPTGFPMDVLDIMKREPKICNYLDIPLQHISDDLLKSMRRGTTKEKTTKLIHQFRAIVPEMTIRTTLIVGYPGETEAHFEELKQWVKDMRFERLGCFTYSHEENTHAYNLEDDVPQDVKQERANQIMEIQSQISWELNQEKIGQIFNVVIDRKEGNYFVGRTEFDSPDVDNEVLIDATETYLKTGEYYNIKITEAEDFDLYGEVVK; translated from the coding sequence ATGAGAACAAAGTCACTTAAACAAAACAAAATCAACGTTATAACTTTAGGTTGTAGTAAAAATGTTTACGATAGCGAAGTCCTAATGGGACAATTAAAAGCTAACGGAAAAGAAGTGGTGCATGAAGAAGAAGGTAATGTCGTGGTTATTAACACTTGCGGTTTTATCAATAATGCCAAAGAAGAAAGTGTGAACACGATTTTAGAGTACATGCAAAAAAAGGAAGATGGAGAAGTGGATAAAGTGTTTGTAACGGGTTGTTTATCCGAAAGATACAAGCCAGATTTACAAAAAGAAATCCCTAATGTCGACCAATATTTTGGAACCACAGAATTACCAGGTTTATTAAAAGCTTTAGGTGCAGATTACAAACATGAACTTATTGGTGAGCGTTTGACAACCACACCAAAAAATTATGCGTATTTAAAAATTGCTGAAGGTTGTGACAGACCGTGTAGTTTTTGTGCAATTCCTATTATGCGTGGAAAACACAAGTCTACACCAATAGAAAATTTAGTAACTGAAGCTGAAAAACTAGCTGCAAATGGTGTAAAAGAACTCATACTAATTGCACAAGACCTAACCTATTACGGATTAGATTTATATAAAAAACGAAACCTTGCCGAATTACTTGAAAACTTAGTCAAGGTAGAAGGTATCGAGTGGATTAGGTTACATTATGCTTTCCCAACAGGATTCCCTATGGATGTGTTGGATATCATGAAGCGAGAACCTAAAATTTGTAATTATTTAGATATACCGTTACAACATATTAGTGACGATTTATTAAAAAGTATGCGTCGTGGTACCACTAAAGAAAAAACCACTAAACTAATCCATCAGTTTAGAGCGATAGTTCCAGAAATGACTATTAGAACCACCTTAATTGTTGGTTATCCAGGCGAAACTGAAGCACATTTTGAAGAGTTAAAACAATGGGTTAAAGACATGCGTTTTGAGCGTTTAGGGTGTTTTACGTATTCTCACGAAGAAAACACTCACGCTTATAACTTAGAAGACGATGTGCCACAAGACGTGAAACAAGAACGTGCCAACCAAATTATGGAAATCCAATCTCAGATTTCTTGGGAGTTAAATCAAGAGAAAATAGGTCAAATTTTTAATGTTGTTATTGACCGTAAAGAGGGTAACTATTTTGTAGGTAGAACCGAGTTTGATAGTCCAGATGTCGATAACGAAGTATTGATTGATGCAACAGAAACGTATTTAAAAACAGGAGAGTATTACAACATTAAAATCACAGAAGCTGAAGATTTTGATTTGTATGGTGAGGTGGTGAAGTAG
- a CDS encoding T9SS type A sorting domain-containing protein: MKIITYTLFFFMISATLNAQIMTEDFENELLGGTSFSINNLNFTTTGDLIISEFNGFSCDGASGLNRYLDSGYLDGASSGVIGSIVAPDGYTFQLASVADTQCGWTGTNDGDNYSTGTIRFTGKTIYNYTISEEFTITSTSNTNFETFSYDYFIWDGMELISLELEIINGMDYWAMDNLMVKSITPIESCTIGDNYNTYYSNPQICGQSFTANCTGSLNYVQFNVHPAAGVLSASTLYIYDGNTTSGTPIYTQNFPDITVASQERKARIDISGNVPLIENNQYTFVFDIGNLIPQGTAPSPFPEGNAFWDGVIKPNHDFGFKVSITDESLSVNTYNSLSNIKLYPNPTSDFICVSNVLDNKNYSIYDITGKKVSSGQLNKDSKITVKKLQNGLYFLTIDNHQSLKFIKQ, from the coding sequence ATGAAAATAATTACTTACACTTTATTTTTCTTTATGATTAGTGCTACTTTAAACGCACAAATTATGACTGAAGATTTTGAAAACGAACTTCTTGGAGGCACTTCATTTTCAATTAATAATTTAAACTTTACTACTACAGGAGATTTAATCATTAGCGAATTCAATGGTTTTTCTTGTGATGGTGCCTCAGGACTCAATAGGTATTTAGATTCAGGATACTTAGATGGTGCATCATCTGGAGTAATAGGCAGTATAGTTGCACCAGATGGCTACACTTTTCAACTTGCTTCTGTAGCAGATACCCAATGTGGATGGACTGGAACAAATGATGGAGATAATTATTCAACAGGAACAATCCGATTTACAGGCAAAACGATATACAATTATACTATCTCTGAAGAATTTACTATAACCTCTACTTCAAACACAAATTTTGAAACCTTTTCGTATGATTATTTTATATGGGATGGCATGGAATTAATAAGTTTGGAATTAGAAATTATTAATGGTATGGACTATTGGGCAATGGATAATTTAATGGTTAAATCCATTACTCCTATAGAGTCATGTACAATTGGTGACAATTACAATACGTACTACTCCAACCCTCAAATATGTGGACAAAGTTTTACCGCTAATTGTACTGGATCACTTAATTATGTACAATTTAATGTTCATCCAGCTGCTGGTGTTTTATCTGCTAGTACCTTATATATTTATGATGGCAATACGACTTCAGGAACACCAATATATACTCAAAACTTTCCAGATATTACCGTAGCAAGTCAAGAACGAAAAGCTAGAATAGATATTTCTGGTAATGTACCCTTAATAGAAAATAATCAATATACTTTTGTTTTTGATATTGGAAATTTAATTCCGCAAGGTACTGCACCTAGCCCTTTCCCTGAGGGAAATGCTTTTTGGGATGGAGTAATAAAACCCAATCATGACTTTGGTTTTAAAGTTTCTATAACAGATGAATCTCTGTCTGTAAACACCTATAATTCACTGTCAAACATTAAACTATATCCTAACCCAACTTCAGATTTTATTTGTGTTTCTAATGTGTTAGACAATAAAAACTATAGCATCTATGATATCACTGGTAAAAAAGTTTCTTCTGGTCAATTGAATAAAGACTCTAAAATTACTGTTAAGAAACTACAAAATGGACTTTATTTTTTAACTATAGACAACCATCAGTCCCTTAAATTTATTAAGCAATAA
- a CDS encoding carboxypeptidase-like regulatory domain-containing protein has protein sequence MKHLFFTQKNTFLTLLILISSVFSFAQNTQEFKGKILDKDTSKPLSLADLTVNNSNISTVTNNEGEFILKVPEDLLNNSVSISYLGYKKLDVALSEFKTTNTKIYLEQAATVLAEIDLVVPKDARTLVNKTLSLKGENYFSENIFMTGFYRETIKKRNKNASLSEAVVTINKQSYTSNRNDGITLIKARKNTDYSRLDTIALKLQGGPFSSLYTDVIKYPKFIFTDDNMDDYNFSFDRSTQIDNRLVYVVNFQQNQNVLSPMYSGKLYIDATTYALTSAVYSLNVENREEASKLFVRKKPRRAKVYPTEASYRVNYKTKNGKWYFGYSNILLTFKVNWKNRLFNSRYTLQSEMAITDWNIDENLLSNEDTKRLRPTSILQDQASGFSDPNFWGEYNIIEPEKSIESAIKKISKNLKKV, from the coding sequence ATGAAACATTTATTTTTTACACAGAAAAACACATTTTTAACTCTTTTAATTCTAATTTCTAGTGTATTTAGTTTTGCACAAAATACTCAGGAATTTAAAGGAAAAATTTTAGACAAGGATACGTCTAAACCTTTATCATTAGCAGACCTTACAGTTAATAACTCAAATATTAGTACAGTTACTAATAACGAAGGAGAGTTTATACTTAAAGTTCCAGAAGATTTATTAAATAACTCTGTTTCTATTTCCTACTTAGGTTATAAAAAGTTAGATGTTGCTTTATCTGAATTTAAAACTACTAATACCAAAATTTATCTTGAGCAAGCTGCAACTGTACTTGCTGAGATTGATTTAGTAGTACCTAAAGATGCCAGAACTTTAGTTAATAAAACCTTGTCTTTAAAAGGTGAAAACTATTTTTCTGAAAATATATTTATGACAGGTTTTTACAGAGAAACCATTAAAAAAAGAAATAAAAACGCGTCGTTGTCTGAAGCAGTAGTCACTATTAACAAGCAATCTTATACCTCTAACCGAAACGATGGTATTACACTAATAAAAGCCAGAAAAAATACCGATTACTCAAGATTAGATACTATAGCTTTAAAATTACAAGGCGGTCCTTTTAGTAGCTTGTATACTGATGTGATTAAGTATCCTAAATTCATTTTTACTGATGACAATATGGACGATTATAATTTTAGTTTTGATCGCTCCACACAGATAGATAATAGACTTGTTTATGTGGTTAATTTTCAGCAAAATCAAAATGTGTTAAGCCCAATGTACTCTGGTAAATTGTACATTGATGCAACTACCTATGCATTAACTAGTGCTGTGTATAGTTTAAATGTCGAAAATCGTGAAGAAGCCTCTAAACTATTTGTAAGAAAAAAACCAAGACGTGCTAAAGTTTACCCAACAGAAGCCTCCTATCGTGTTAATTATAAGACTAAAAATGGCAAATGGTATTTTGGGTATAGTAATATTTTACTAACATTTAAAGTTAATTGGAAAAACCGATTATTTAATAGTAGATACACCTTACAAAGTGAAATGGCTATAACCGATTGGAACATAGACGAAAATTTATTGTCCAATGAAGATACTAAACGCTTAAGACCAACCAGTATTTTACAAGATCAAGCGTCTGGATTTTCCGATCCAAATTTTTGGGGCGAATACAATATTATAGAACCAGAAAAGTCCATAGAAAGTGCTATTAAAAAGATTAGTAAAAACCTCAAGAAGGTATAA
- the ftsY gene encoding signal recognition particle-docking protein FtsY, with the protein MSFFKKIFSSDKKETLDKGLEKSSTSFLGKLSKAVAGKSKVDDDVLDNLEEVLVSSDVGVNTTLKIIERIEARVAKDKYLGTDELNKILREEIAGLLSETNSGEDTEYTIPDLPKQDNGNKTPYVLMVVGVNGVGKTTTIGKLAYQFKKKGLNVVLGAADTFRAAAIDQLQVWADRVDVPMVRQDMGSDPASVAFDALQSGVSQDADVIIIDTAGRLHNKVNLMNELTKVKRVMQKVIGDAPHDVLLVLDGSTGQNAFEQAKQFTAATEVTSLAVTKLDGTAKGGVVIGISDQFQIPVKYIGVGEGIEDLQVFNKFEFVDSFFK; encoded by the coding sequence ATGAGTTTTTTTAAAAAAATATTCTCCTCAGATAAAAAAGAAACCTTAGATAAAGGTTTAGAAAAATCAAGTACCAGTTTTTTAGGCAAGCTTAGTAAAGCAGTTGCAGGAAAATCTAAAGTAGATGATGATGTTTTAGATAACTTAGAAGAGGTTTTAGTCTCTAGTGACGTTGGTGTTAATACGACTTTAAAAATCATCGAACGTATCGAAGCACGAGTTGCTAAAGACAAATATTTAGGGACAGACGAGCTGAATAAAATTCTTCGTGAAGAAATTGCTGGCTTACTGTCAGAAACTAATTCTGGAGAAGACACGGAGTATACCATTCCTGACTTACCAAAACAAGACAATGGAAACAAAACACCTTACGTCCTAATGGTCGTTGGTGTAAATGGAGTTGGTAAAACAACCACTATAGGTAAGTTGGCCTACCAATTTAAAAAGAAAGGCTTAAACGTGGTTTTAGGTGCAGCAGATACCTTTAGAGCTGCAGCAATAGACCAATTACAAGTGTGGGCAGATCGTGTAGATGTGCCAATGGTACGACAAGATATGGGTAGTGATCCAGCATCTGTTGCATTTGATGCCTTACAATCTGGTGTATCACAAGATGCTGATGTTATTATTATCGATACAGCTGGTCGTTTACATAACAAAGTTAATTTAATGAACGAGTTAACAAAAGTAAAACGTGTCATGCAAAAAGTAATTGGTGATGCACCACATGATGTATTATTAGTTTTAGATGGTAGTACAGGTCAAAATGCTTTTGAGCAAGCTAAGCAGTTTACAGCTGCTACAGAAGTGACTAGTTTAGCAGTAACTAAATTAGATGGTACTGCAAAAGGTGGTGTGGTGATTGGTATTAGTGACCAGTTTCAAATTCCAGTTAAATATATTGGAGTAGGAGAAGGTATTGAAGACTTACAAGTCTTTAATAAATTTGAGTTTGTAGATTCTTTCTTTAAGTAG
- a CDS encoding amidase family protein, whose amino-acid sequence MRVLTFLCLLLITFGCKEATTTTEKKDNTDISDISTKDFREFKVLDSKYLSNAQIWRDLNVQIEDFTEERYNALKPLVLEQDIPTLQQYISEGKLSYENLTKFYLYRIRAFDRENDLSLNSVIAINPNIISEAKAKDEALRNMDIAIEDLKYSVYGMPILLKDNINALGMPTTAGAVALQNNNTNDAFIVTKLKEQGALILGKANLSEWAYFFCGDCPSGYSAIGGQTLNPYGRKTIDTGGSSSGSGVAVAANFCVAAVGSETSGSILSPASQNSVVGLKPEVGLVSRSGIIPISSTLDTAGPIAKNVTDTAILLGAMYGYDPEDSKSFESVNTKWTPRDFSRFEGKSLKNKTFGAFKPLLKDSLYLEAISVLKAQGAEIVEFEPEDYQLPDFLRLLNLDMKKDLPDYFSKYADPTLNLKSVDDVITFNTKDSANVMPYGQKLFRGVVADTATEEEFKNIKKILKNNGSMYFDIVMKRHNLDAFLSINNYHAGFAAVAENPAITVPMGYTENGVPKGLTFIGKEEKMLLDFAYLYEQVSKKRQAPKDYN is encoded by the coding sequence ATGAGAGTTTTAACATTTCTATGTCTACTACTAATTACCTTTGGGTGTAAAGAGGCAACAACCACTACAGAAAAAAAAGACAACACAGATATTTCTGATATTTCTACCAAAGACTTTAGAGAATTTAAAGTTTTGGACTCTAAATACTTATCTAATGCTCAGATTTGGCGCGATTTAAACGTTCAAATCGAAGACTTTACAGAAGAACGATACAACGCTTTAAAACCACTTGTTTTAGAACAAGATATTCCCACATTACAACAATATATTTCAGAAGGAAAACTGTCTTATGAAAATTTAACCAAGTTTTATTTATACAGAATTAGAGCATTTGACAGAGAAAATGATTTGTCTCTAAATTCAGTCATTGCCATCAACCCAAATATAATTTCTGAAGCTAAAGCAAAAGATGAAGCTTTACGTAATATGGATATTGCAATAGAAGATTTAAAGTATTCTGTTTATGGAATGCCAATCTTACTAAAAGATAATATCAACGCCTTAGGAATGCCAACAACTGCAGGAGCAGTTGCTCTTCAAAACAACAATACAAACGATGCTTTTATTGTCACAAAGCTCAAAGAACAAGGTGCATTAATTTTAGGTAAAGCTAACTTAAGTGAATGGGCTTACTTCTTTTGTGGTGATTGCCCAAGTGGTTATAGTGCAATTGGTGGTCAGACCTTAAATCCTTATGGTCGTAAAACCATTGATACTGGTGGCTCTAGCTCTGGAAGCGGAGTAGCAGTTGCAGCCAATTTTTGTGTCGCAGCAGTAGGTAGTGAAACTTCAGGATCTATATTATCTCCTGCGAGTCAAAACTCGGTTGTAGGATTAAAACCAGAAGTAGGTTTAGTAAGTCGTAGTGGTATTATTCCAATATCTTCTACTTTAGATACTGCAGGTCCTATTGCTAAAAACGTAACCGATACAGCTATCTTATTGGGTGCTATGTATGGTTATGATCCAGAGGATTCAAAATCTTTTGAATCTGTCAATACAAAATGGACACCAAGAGATTTTTCTAGATTTGAAGGTAAATCTTTAAAAAATAAAACATTCGGAGCATTTAAACCCTTGTTAAAAGACTCGTTGTATTTGGAAGCTATTTCGGTTTTAAAAGCGCAAGGTGCAGAAATAGTAGAGTTTGAACCAGAAGACTATCAACTTCCTGATTTTTTAAGACTGCTAAATTTAGATATGAAAAAGGATTTGCCTGACTATTTTTCTAAATATGCAGACCCAACTTTAAATTTAAAATCGGTAGACGACGTCATTACTTTTAATACAAAAGATTCTGCAAACGTTATGCCTTATGGGCAGAAATTATTTAGAGGAGTTGTAGCTGATACTGCAACTGAAGAAGAATTCAAAAACATTAAAAAAATATTAAAAAATAACGGAAGTATGTATTTTGACATCGTTATGAAACGACATAATCTTGATGCTTTTCTATCTATAAATAATTATCATGCAGGTTTTGCTGCTGTAGCAGAAAACCCAGCAATTACAGTACCAATGGGTTACACAGAAAATGGAGTACCTAAAGGGTTAACCTTTATTGGTAAAGAGGAAAAAATGTTATTAGACTTTGCGTATTTATACGAGCAAGTGTCTAAAAAAAGACAAGCACCAAAAGATTATAACTAA
- the bshC gene encoding bacillithiol biosynthesis cysteine-adding enzyme BshC: MPTDCIPFKDTGYFSKIILDYLSQKTELQSFYGKFPVLENFRAQIQDKQKIFSLKHRSVLVEVLQQQYKTLEASQTTLSNIELLSKDTTFTVTTGHQLNLFTGPLYFLHKIVSTINLTKQLQDTYPNYKFVPVYWMASEDHDFEEINYFNFRGKKIQWNKQVSGIVGDIETQGLKDVFEIVSKELGVGKHANQLKELFENAYLKHHTLAEATQYLANELFKDYGLVVLDPNHKALKELFIPYLEKEVLDQVSFKAVQDTNQQISHLSTDYKIQVNPRKINLFYISKNLRERIVFEDETYKVLNTKISWNKAEILQEINQFPERFSPNVILRPLYQEVILPNLCYIGGGGELAYWFQLKSNFEANQVPFPILLLRNSVLIQTEQQAKKLKKLNITNKDIFLKRDAFINKKVRQISNIDIDFSEQINHLTKQFKDLYALAEQTDKSFIGAVAAQEKKQINGLQHLEKRLLTAQKRKLKDQVERMTELQNQLFPYGSLQERNTNFSEIYLEFGEQLIPKLIQELEPLKGEFTIITI, translated from the coding sequence ATGCCAACAGACTGTATACCTTTTAAAGATACTGGATACTTTTCTAAAATAATACTAGACTATCTGAGCCAAAAGACAGAATTGCAGTCGTTTTATGGTAAGTTTCCTGTATTAGAAAATTTTAGGGCTCAGATACAAGATAAGCAAAAGATTTTCTCTTTAAAACACAGATCTGTTTTGGTTGAAGTGTTACAGCAACAATACAAGACCTTAGAAGCTTCTCAAACAACATTATCTAATATAGAGTTGTTAAGTAAAGACACAACGTTTACTGTGACAACTGGACATCAACTTAATTTGTTTACTGGTCCACTTTACTTTTTGCATAAAATAGTATCTACCATTAACCTGACCAAACAATTACAAGACACTTATCCAAATTATAAGTTTGTACCTGTGTATTGGATGGCTTCAGAAGATCATGATTTTGAAGAAATTAATTATTTTAATTTCAGAGGTAAAAAAATACAGTGGAACAAACAAGTTAGCGGGATTGTAGGTGATATTGAAACACAAGGCTTAAAAGACGTTTTTGAAATAGTTTCAAAAGAACTTGGTGTTGGTAAACATGCAAACCAATTAAAGGAGTTGTTTGAAAACGCCTACTTAAAACATCATACTCTAGCAGAAGCGACACAATATTTAGCCAATGAGTTGTTTAAAGACTATGGTTTAGTAGTCTTAGATCCTAACCATAAAGCGTTAAAGGAATTGTTTATTCCGTATTTAGAAAAAGAAGTCTTAGATCAAGTGTCTTTTAAGGCTGTTCAAGATACCAATCAACAAATTAGTCATTTGTCTACCGATTATAAAATACAGGTTAATCCAAGAAAAATTAACTTATTTTATATCTCTAAAAACCTTCGTGAACGTATTGTTTTTGAAGATGAAACGTATAAAGTACTTAATACCAAAATTAGTTGGAACAAAGCTGAAATACTACAAGAAATCAATCAGTTTCCAGAACGATTTAGTCCTAATGTAATTTTACGTCCACTTTACCAAGAGGTTATTTTACCAAATCTATGTTATATTGGTGGAGGAGGCGAGCTAGCGTATTGGTTTCAATTAAAATCTAATTTTGAAGCTAATCAAGTTCCTTTTCCAATTTTACTGTTACGTAATTCTGTGTTGATTCAAACAGAACAACAAGCTAAAAAACTTAAAAAACTAAACATCACAAACAAAGACATCTTTTTAAAACGTGATGCGTTTATTAATAAAAAGGTGCGTCAAATTTCTAATATAGATATTGATTTTTCAGAGCAAATCAATCACTTAACAAAACAATTTAAAGATTTGTATGCTTTAGCAGAGCAGACCGATAAATCGTTTATTGGTGCAGTAGCAGCACAAGAAAAAAAACAAATAAACGGATTACAACATTTAGAAAAACGCTTATTAACTGCTCAAAAGCGTAAGCTTAAAGATCAGGTAGAACGTATGACAGAGTTGCAAAACCAATTATTTCCCTATGGAAGTTTACAAGAAAGAAATACTAATTTCTCTGAAATATATTTAGAGTTTGGTGAGCAGTTAATTCCTAAATTAATTCAAGAATTAGAGCCTTTAAAAGGAGAGTTTACCATTATTACTATTTAA
- a CDS encoding serine hydrolase translates to MKPIHFVLCLLIVILFNCSSDNDDSDTNNPTPEATYFPPINSDTWETVSPTDLNWNTTAIDELALFLEQTNSKSFIMLHKGKIAFEQYFNGHSDTAPWYWASAGKTLTTAVTGIAQDQGLVNINTKVSDYLGTGWTSATLEQEHLITCKNLLSMDSGLDDTLGDSVAPEDLQYIADAGTRWAYHNVYVKLQDVVASVSNDTWDNYFNEQLRDRIGMTGAWFGSGDLSVYWSNSRSMARFGLLISESGQWDNTTIISQDFVTEATNTSQTINEAYGYMWWLNGKSSYHLPQTQIEFSGELIPNAPDDIYCALGKNDQKIYIVPSKDLVIIRMGDAADDVNFALSTFDDDLWGKINAVIN, encoded by the coding sequence ATGAAACCGATTCACTTTGTACTTTGTCTTTTAATTGTGATACTATTTAATTGTTCGTCTGACAATGACGACTCAGATACTAATAACCCAACGCCTGAAGCGACTTATTTTCCGCCTATAAATTCTGATACTTGGGAAACGGTTTCGCCTACAGATTTAAATTGGAATACAACAGCTATAGATGAATTGGCACTATTTTTAGAACAAACAAACTCCAAGTCATTTATTATGTTGCACAAAGGAAAAATAGCTTTTGAGCAATATTTTAATGGACACTCAGACACAGCTCCATGGTATTGGGCAAGTGCAGGAAAAACACTAACTACAGCAGTCACAGGAATTGCGCAAGACCAAGGATTGGTTAATATTAATACTAAAGTCTCTGATTATTTAGGTACTGGTTGGACTAGCGCGACTTTAGAGCAAGAACACTTAATTACTTGCAAAAACTTACTATCTATGGATTCTGGGTTGGATGATACGCTAGGCGATTCGGTAGCACCAGAAGACTTACAGTATATTGCAGATGCTGGTACACGTTGGGCATATCACAATGTGTATGTAAAATTGCAAGATGTTGTAGCAAGTGTTAGTAATGACACATGGGATAATTATTTTAATGAACAGTTAAGAGATAGAATAGGTATGACTGGAGCTTGGTTTGGCTCTGGAGATTTAAGCGTGTATTGGAGTAATTCTAGGAGTATGGCACGATTTGGTTTATTGATTTCTGAAAGTGGACAATGGGACAACACCACAATTATATCTCAAGATTTTGTTACCGAAGCAACAAATACCTCTCAAACTATTAATGAAGCGTATGGATATATGTGGTGGTTAAATGGTAAATCAAGCTATCACTTACCACAAACACAAATTGAGTTTTCTGGAGAACTAATCCCAAACGCACCTGATGATATATATTGCGCATTGGGTAAAAACGACCAGAAAATTTACATAGTCCCAAGCAAAGATTTAGTAATTATTAGAATGGGAGACGCAGCAGATGATGTTAATTTTGCATTATCCACTTTTGATGATGACCTATGGGGAAAAATTAATGCAGTTATTAATTAG
- a CDS encoding YiiX/YebB-like N1pC/P60 family cysteine hydrolase: MIKTAIKIILLIGVIFLGYKFLKDDSNRPYESSFLYKLSSKEKAKLQNGDIILRRGYGLVSTMILKMMDEDYDVTHLGVIVNQNDTLKVAHALSSSVSNQDGLRLQAIDSFVHNSHDQTILVTRLKNIDSINQQKIVRQIAYYKQKNLPFDHSFNYKDSTEHYCSELIWRIYEHNLNILKVSDTLSDEYKYNSLKTFYDTNYFDVIINHQDKSLTPL, encoded by the coding sequence ATGATAAAAACAGCTATTAAAATAATACTGCTTATTGGTGTCATTTTTTTAGGATATAAATTTTTAAAAGACGATTCAAACAGACCATATGAATCGTCTTTTTTGTATAAACTATCGTCTAAAGAAAAAGCTAAACTCCAAAATGGAGATATTATTTTACGTCGTGGTTATGGTTTAGTAAGCACCATGATCTTAAAAATGATGGATGAGGATTATGATGTGACACATCTAGGTGTTATTGTAAATCAAAACGACACGTTAAAAGTCGCACATGCCTTATCTAGTAGTGTGTCTAATCAAGATGGATTACGTTTACAAGCTATAGACTCGTTTGTACATAACTCTCACGACCAAACTATTTTAGTCACAAGACTAAAAAATATAGATAGTATTAATCAACAAAAAATAGTGCGTCAAATAGCGTATTACAAACAAAAAAACTTACCCTTTGATCATAGCTTTAATTACAAAGATAGCACAGAGCATTACTGCTCTGAGCTTATTTGGCGTATTTATGAGCATAATCTCAATATATTAAAGGTTTCAGATACGCTTAGTGATGAGTATAAGTATAACTCGCTTAAAACCTTTTACGACACCAATTATTTTGATGTTATTATAAATCATCAAGATAAATCCTTAACACCACTTTAG
- a CDS encoding SRPBCC domain-containing protein yields MAHNILHDLVIKVAPKQVFDAVTQPEHLNNWWTLKSSGQPELGAEYNLNFTDKYDWYCKVSEVVPNQSFYLKMTQSDPDWMPTTFGFNLKNHDNGTLVEFSHNDWQSNSHHFRHSTYCWALLLKGLKQYLENHIILPFEARG; encoded by the coding sequence ATGGCACATAATATATTACATGATTTAGTTATCAAAGTAGCTCCAAAACAAGTGTTTGATGCAGTGACACAACCTGAACACTTAAATAATTGGTGGACATTAAAATCATCAGGTCAACCAGAATTAGGAGCAGAGTATAATCTTAATTTTACTGATAAATACGATTGGTATTGTAAGGTTTCAGAAGTGGTTCCAAACCAATCTTTCTATCTAAAAATGACACAATCCGATCCAGATTGGATGCCAACTACTTTTGGTTTTAATCTTAAAAATCACGACAATGGTACGTTAGTCGAGTTTTCGCATAACGACTGGCAATCCAACAGTCATCACTTTAGACATAGTACTTATTGTTGGGCTTTACTACTTAAAGGCTTAAAACAATATTTAGAAAACCATATCATCCTTCCATTTGAAGCTAGAGGTTAA